The Blattabacterium cuenoti genome includes a region encoding these proteins:
- a CDS encoding putative sugar nucleotidyl transferase: MNFVLYDGVEWKKLFPITLTRPVSEIRLGLFTIRERWEKYLGKDVYDVITQPFLSEKFSKKESSYFENILLINSSFLPNEELIQIIFSLEENETIFFEEKMIAIKKNIFLKKENIISINVKKCKKIYRVKQVIHIQHPWDIFINNEIVLRKDFMFFTKGKKSFSLLGNNHIIYKERIFLEENIKANNIVLNAQYGPIYIDKGVEIMEGSVIIGPVAIGKNSKLSIGTKIYGGTTVATFCKVGGEIFNSVIFSYSNKVHDGFLGNSILGEWCNLGAGTNISNLRNDYQKVTVWDYEKKIFYPTNLQFLGLIMGDHSKSAINTQFNTATIVGVSDSIFGYGFPPRYIPSFYLGGIQNKKKIPFNKVCETAEIMMNRRNQKFSFLDKKILEYLYQLLDI; encoded by the coding sequence ATGAATTTTGTATTATATGATGGAGTCGAATGGAAAAAATTATTTCCTATAACACTTACTAGGCCTGTATCGGAAATTCGATTAGGATTATTTACAATAAGAGAAAGATGGGAAAAATATCTTGGAAAAGATGTATATGATGTTATAACACAACCATTTCTTTCTGAAAAATTTTCAAAGAAAGAATCTTCATATTTTGAGAATATATTGTTAATTAATTCTTCATTTCTTCCTAATGAAGAGTTAATTCAAATTATTTTTTCTTTAGAAGAAAATGAAACTATTTTTTTTGAGGAAAAAATGATTGCTATAAAAAAGAATATTTTTTTGAAAAAAGAAAATATTATTTCTATAAATGTAAAGAAGTGTAAAAAAATATATCGTGTAAAACAAGTGATTCATATTCAACATCCATGGGATATATTTATAAATAATGAAATAGTCCTAAGAAAAGATTTTATGTTTTTTACAAAAGGTAAAAAATCTTTTTCTTTATTAGGGAATAATCACATTATTTATAAGGAAAGAATTTTTTTGGAAGAAAATATAAAAGCAAATAATATTGTGTTAAATGCTCAATATGGACCTATATATATTGATAAAGGAGTTGAAATTATGGAAGGATCGGTAATCATAGGACCAGTAGCAATCGGAAAAAACTCTAAATTGAGTATAGGAACAAAAATATATGGAGGAACAACTGTTGCTACTTTTTGTAAAGTAGGAGGAGAAATTTTTAATTCCGTAATTTTTTCTTATTCTAACAAAGTTCATGATGGATTCTTAGGTAATTCTATTTTGGGAGAGTGGTGTAATTTGGGTGCTGGTACTAATATTTCGAATTTAAGAAATGATTATCAAAAAGTGACAGTTTGGGATTATGAAAAAAAAATTTTTTATCCAACAAATTTACAATTTTTGGGTCTAATTATGGGAGATCATTCAAAATCCGCAATAAATACTCAATTTAATACGGCTACGATAGTGGGTGTTAGTGATAGTATTTTTGGATATGGATTTCCTCCTAGATATATTCCGTCTTTTTATTTAGGAGGAATTCAAAATAAAAAAAAGATTCCTTTCAATAAAGTTTGTGAAACTGCTGAAATTATGATGAACAGAAGAAATCAAAAATTTTCTTTTTTAGACAAAAAAATTTTAGAATATTTATATCAATTATTGGATATTTAA
- the ubiE gene encoding bifunctional demethylmenaquinone methyltransferase/2-methoxy-6-polyprenyl-1,4-benzoquinol methylase UbiE, translating to MDKSSLSYKEKKLKNMFDHIAMKYDLINHILSFGIDIIWRKKTIHLLYKFSERNIQKILDIATGTGDLAILLAHQFKYAHIIGLDSSEKMLEVAKKKIKNNFFEKKIQTILGYSQNIPFKNKTFDVVTIAFGIRNFQYIHHSVKEIYRILKPSGILAILEFSEPSNYWIKKIYYFYFFFMKRIGNFISKNHFAYNHLKKSILSFPYRDKRMNKFLKYHGFDTIHTQKLTFGIVSVYIVKKRK from the coding sequence ATGGATAAAAGTTCCCTCTCTTATAAAGAAAAAAAATTGAAAAATATGTTTGATCATATTGCTATGAAGTATGATTTAATTAACCATATATTATCGTTTGGAATAGATATAATATGGAGAAAAAAAACAATTCATTTATTATACAAATTTAGTGAAAGAAACATTCAAAAAATATTAGATATAGCTACTGGAACTGGAGACTTAGCTATATTATTAGCTCATCAATTTAAATATGCTCATATTATAGGATTAGATTCATCTGAAAAAATGTTAGAAGTAGCCAAAAAAAAAATAAAAAACAATTTTTTTGAAAAAAAAATTCAAACTATTTTAGGATATTCGCAAAATATTCCATTTAAAAATAAAACTTTTGATGTCGTAACTATTGCTTTTGGAATAAGAAATTTTCAATATATTCATCATTCTGTTAAAGAAATATATAGAATATTAAAACCTTCAGGAATTTTAGCAATTTTAGAATTTTCTGAACCTTCCAATTATTGGATAAAAAAAATTTATTATTTTTATTTTTTTTTCATGAAGAGAATAGGAAATTTTATATCGAAAAATCATTTCGCTTACAATCACTTGAAAAAATCTATATTATCTTTTCCATATCGCGATAAAAGAATGAATAAATTTTTAAAATATCATGGGTTTGATACAATACATACACAAAAATTAACTTTTGGAATTGTTTCTGTTTATATAGTAAAAAAAAGAAAGTAA
- the metE gene encoding 5-methyltetrahydropteroyltriglutamate--homocysteine S-methyltransferase, whose translation MLKHNLGYPRIGKQRELKKACEAYWSNRIDSPTLFEVGMKIRKENWETQEKANLDLIPCNDFSFYDHVLDMSLLLGVIPESYLSIPINNNLDLYFAMARGFQKDVWDIQAMEMTKWFNTNYHYIVPEFDKNQKFSIFSHKIFDEIEESKKILKSIEKIKPVLIGPISYLFLGKEKEKSFHRMDLVENIVPVYINIIKKLKNQGINWIQLDEPILVLDMSEKEKDVFQYAYNEISRLCSEMNVLLTSYFDGISENMSIFQKVSVQALHIDLVENPYQLKKILSFFSEESKIILSLGLVDGRNIWKNNYFNSVKKIEKAIESLGESRIMIAPNCSLLHVPIDVDNEHFIHIDIKNRMSFARQKIDELNDLEKIVKGDTNILRNNSSLIEESSSIFSDPKIKERAKNIKNQDIQRNNHFHIRQKKQREKFRLPLFPTTTIGSFPQTKEIRNLRNQFRKQEISKKKYDEKIKNFITDAIKKQEEIGLDVLVHGEFERTDMVEYFSDKLKGMLSTENGWVQSYGSRCVKPPVIYGDVSRVNDMTVEWIRFAQSQTNKLIKGMLTGPVTILQWSFVRDDQPIFHTAYQIAWAIREEVLDLEKSGIQIIQIDEPAIREGLPLKKKDWKCYFDWSIKAFRISSSGVKDETQIHTHMCYSEFNDIFKYIADMDADVITIESSRSKMELLNAIFSYPNEIGPGIYDIHSPRIPTVVEMFDLIKKASKKLPIKNIWVNPDCGLKTRKWKEALMSLHNMTKAAKMARIKLIDIS comes from the coding sequence ATGCTGAAACATAATTTAGGTTATCCTCGCATAGGAAAACAGAGAGAGTTAAAAAAAGCTTGTGAAGCTTATTGGTCAAATAGAATTGATTCTCCTACTTTGTTTGAAGTAGGAATGAAAATAAGAAAGGAAAATTGGGAAACGCAAGAAAAAGCTAATTTGGATTTAATTCCATGCAATGATTTTAGTTTTTATGATCATGTTCTAGATATGTCGTTATTATTAGGAGTTATTCCAGAATCTTATCTATCTATTCCAATAAATAATAATCTTGATTTATATTTTGCTATGGCTAGAGGATTTCAAAAAGATGTATGGGATATTCAAGCAATGGAGATGACAAAATGGTTTAATACTAATTATCATTATATAGTACCAGAATTTGATAAAAATCAAAAGTTTTCTATTTTTTCTCATAAAATTTTTGATGAAATAGAGGAATCTAAGAAAATATTGAAATCAATAGAAAAAATTAAACCTGTATTAATTGGACCAATATCTTATTTATTTTTAGGAAAAGAAAAAGAAAAATCCTTCCATAGAATGGATTTGGTGGAAAACATTGTTCCTGTTTATATAAATATTATAAAGAAATTAAAAAATCAAGGTATTAATTGGATACAACTAGATGAACCCATTTTAGTTTTAGATATGTCTGAAAAAGAAAAAGATGTTTTTCAATATGCTTATAATGAAATATCTAGACTTTGTTCTGAAATGAATGTTTTGTTAACTTCTTATTTTGATGGAATATCAGAAAATATGTCTATTTTTCAAAAAGTATCTGTTCAAGCTTTGCATATAGATTTAGTGGAAAATCCGTATCAATTAAAAAAAATACTTTCTTTTTTTTCAGAAGAATCAAAAATAATTTTGTCTTTAGGACTTGTTGATGGAAGAAATATATGGAAAAATAATTATTTTAATTCTGTTAAAAAAATAGAAAAAGCAATAGAATCTCTAGGAGAATCTAGAATTATGATAGCTCCTAACTGTTCTCTTTTACACGTTCCGATAGATGTAGATAATGAACATTTCATTCATATAGATATTAAAAATAGAATGTCTTTTGCAAGACAAAAAATTGATGAATTGAACGATTTAGAAAAAATTGTCAAAGGAGATACAAATATCTTGAGAAATAATTCTTCCTTGATAGAAGAATCGTCTTCTATTTTTTCTGATCCAAAAATAAAAGAAAGAGCAAAGAATATAAAGAATCAAGATATACAAAGAAATAATCATTTTCATATTAGACAAAAAAAACAGAGAGAAAAATTTCGTCTTCCTCTGTTCCCTACCACTACTATAGGATCCTTTCCTCAAACAAAAGAAATCCGAAATTTGCGAAATCAATTTAGAAAACAAGAAATAAGCAAAAAAAAATATGATGAAAAAATAAAAAATTTTATTACAGATGCAATTAAAAAACAAGAAGAAATAGGTTTAGATGTATTAGTTCATGGTGAATTTGAAAGAACTGACATGGTCGAATATTTTTCCGATAAATTAAAAGGAATGCTTTCTACCGAGAATGGATGGGTTCAAAGTTATGGGAGTCGCTGTGTAAAACCTCCTGTTATTTATGGAGATGTTAGTCGTGTTAATGATATGACTGTCGAATGGATACGTTTTGCTCAATCTCAAACAAATAAATTAATAAAAGGGATGTTAACTGGACCTGTTACAATATTACAATGGTCTTTTGTTAGAGATGATCAACCTATTTTTCACACTGCTTATCAAATAGCTTGGGCTATTAGAGAAGAAGTTTTAGACTTAGAAAAATCTGGAATTCAAATTATTCAAATTGATGAACCTGCTATAAGGGAAGGATTACCTTTAAAGAAGAAGGATTGGAAATGTTATTTTGATTGGTCTATTAAAGCTTTTCGTATTTCTTCTAGTGGAGTAAAAGATGAAACTCAAATACATACACATATGTGTTATAGCGAATTTAATGATATATTTAAATATATAGCAGATATGGATGCTGATGTCATTACGATAGAGAGCTCTCGATCAAAAATGGAGTTATTAAATGCTATTTTTTCTTATCCTAACGAAATAGGTCCAGGAATATACGATATTCATTCTCCAAGAATACCTACCGTAGTAGAAATGTTCGATTTAATCAAAAAAGCTTCAAAAAAATTACCTATAAAAAATATTTGGGTTAATCCAGATTGTGGATTAAAAACTAGAAAATGGAAAGAAGCATTAATGTCGCTTCATAATATGACGAAAGCAGCGAAAATGGCTAGAATCAAATTAATTGATATATCTTAA
- a CDS encoding GH3 auxin-responsive promoter family protein translates to MIKYLSGYFTSYFLKKRIKNIEFFMRHPIEIQNQLINKLILYAKNTEFGKKYRFCEIKKYQQFSERIPVSKYSDIQYLITRIRKGEKNVLWPGEVKWFARSSGTTNERSKYIPVTKSSMNTCHYKAGKDMLSIYIHNHPKTKIFFGKAVRLGGSYELHRKYNTFYGDLSSILIKNMPFWVESICVPRKKIALMSEWEKKLDNIIKETNNKDVRILLGVCSWLLVFLNKLLKKFNKKIINEIWPNIEVIFHGGVSLKPYIFQYKKLFDKSINYYDVYSASEGFFAIQDQKNVEDLLLLLNHGIFYEFIPIEEINNAYPKIFPIDKVELNKNYALVISTNAGLWRYIVGDTVKFTSLSPYRISISGRTTHYINSFGEELIVENAEKALNQACLKTNSIIHEYTAGPVYMNKKNSGAHEWIIEFKKHPDNLSDFSIVLDNELKSLNSDYEIKRYKNMVLGPPIIYVARNGLFYDWLKKNKKLGGQNKIPRLSNDRKYINSILEMEKNRK, encoded by the coding sequence ATGATCAAATATTTATCTGGATATTTTACATCTTATTTTCTTAAAAAGAGAATAAAAAACATAGAATTTTTTATGCGTCATCCAATAGAAATACAAAATCAATTAATCAATAAATTAATTTTGTATGCAAAAAATACAGAATTCGGAAAAAAATATAGATTTTGTGAAATCAAAAAATATCAGCAATTTTCTGAAAGAATTCCAGTATCTAAATATTCTGATATACAATATTTGATTACAAGAATTCGTAAAGGTGAAAAAAATGTATTATGGCCTGGAGAGGTTAAATGGTTTGCCAGATCTTCTGGTACTACTAATGAGAGAAGTAAATATATTCCTGTCACAAAATCATCTATGAATACATGTCATTACAAAGCAGGAAAAGATATGTTATCTATTTATATTCATAATCATCCAAAAACAAAAATTTTTTTTGGAAAAGCGGTTCGTTTAGGAGGAAGTTACGAATTACATAGAAAATATAATACTTTTTACGGAGATTTATCTTCTATTTTAATTAAAAATATGCCTTTTTGGGTCGAAAGTATTTGTGTACCTAGAAAAAAAATAGCCTTAATGAGCGAGTGGGAAAAAAAATTAGACAACATAATAAAAGAAACTAATAATAAAGATGTTAGAATTTTATTAGGCGTTTGTTCTTGGCTGTTAGTTTTTTTGAATAAATTATTAAAAAAATTTAACAAAAAAATAATAAACGAAATATGGCCTAACATAGAAGTCATATTTCATGGAGGAGTAAGCTTGAAACCTTATATTTTTCAATATAAAAAATTATTTGATAAATCTATAAATTATTACGATGTATACAGTGCATCAGAAGGTTTTTTTGCTATACAGGATCAAAAAAATGTAGAAGATCTTTTATTGTTATTAAATCATGGTATATTTTATGAATTCATTCCCATAGAAGAAATAAATAATGCATATCCTAAAATATTCCCCATTGATAAAGTAGAACTAAACAAAAATTATGCACTTGTTATTTCTACAAATGCAGGATTATGGAGATACATAGTTGGAGATACTGTTAAATTTACTAGTTTATCTCCATACCGGATCTCCATTTCAGGAAGAACAACTCATTACATAAATTCTTTTGGAGAAGAATTAATTGTAGAAAATGCAGAAAAAGCTTTAAATCAAGCTTGCCTAAAAACAAATTCCATTATTCATGAATATACTGCAGGTCCTGTATACATGAATAAAAAAAATTCTGGAGCTCATGAATGGATTATAGAATTTAAAAAACATCCTGATAATTTATCTGATTTTAGTATTGTTTTGGATAATGAATTAAAATCTTTGAATTCAGATTACGAAATTAAACGATATAAAAACATGGTTTTAGGTCCTCCTATTATATATGTCGCTAGAAATGGTTTATTTTATGACTGGTTAAAAAAAAATAAAAAATTAGGAGGACAAAATAAAATTCCCCGCTTATCTAACGATAGAAAATATATCAATTCTATTTTAGAAATGGAAAAAAATAGAAAATAA
- a CDS encoding aldehyde dehydrogenase family protein: MEEFKKNEMFRTINPVNDNILKTYYFLSDKNINIKLSEASNAYNEWKNYPFNYRIECLKTFCSFMQKSMDIIAYSITQEMGKPIKQSYAEVNKSITLCKYYCKLKESIFIQKIHTEYEYSYVKFESIGAILGIMPWNYPIWQTIRSTIPNILLGNVIIIKPALNTTGSSLLLEKIFLKSGFPKGIFQILLIDINRTESVIADSVIQGVTFTGSTLSGSIIGSLSGKYIKKSILELGGNDAFVVMKDVENIEKIAKLATESRLNNTGQTCISAKRFIVDQIIIDDFIDAVIQEMKTYHRGNLYDESTKIGYISRCDLSERLFQQYTNIISNGGKICLEITKDGNFFSPSLLRVENKNCTVNTEEIFGPIGIVSSFYKEETIPDIINNTPYGLGTSIWTKDLEKAEKIARKINTGMVFINETVKSDPRFPFGGVKKSGYGRELSFLSIKEFSNWKTIIIKKS, translated from the coding sequence ATGGAAGAATTTAAAAAAAATGAGATGTTTCGTACAATTAATCCTGTAAATGATAATATATTAAAAACTTATTATTTTTTATCTGATAAAAATATCAATATTAAATTATCTGAAGCTAGTAATGCATATAATGAATGGAAAAATTATCCTTTCAATTATAGAATTGAATGTTTAAAAACATTTTGTTCTTTTATGCAAAAATCTATGGATATCATAGCTTACTCAATTACCCAAGAAATGGGAAAACCAATAAAGCAATCTTATGCAGAAGTAAATAAAAGTATAACTTTATGCAAGTATTACTGTAAATTAAAAGAATCTATTTTTATTCAAAAAATTCATACTGAATATGAGTATTCTTATGTTAAATTTGAGTCTATAGGTGCTATATTAGGAATTATGCCTTGGAATTATCCTATTTGGCAAACAATAAGATCTACTATTCCTAATATATTATTAGGTAATGTAATTATTATTAAACCAGCACTGAATACAACAGGGTCTTCTCTTTTACTAGAAAAAATTTTTTTAAAATCAGGTTTCCCAAAAGGGATTTTTCAGATTTTACTAATAGATATTAATCGAACAGAATCTGTTATAGCGGATTCTGTAATACAAGGAGTCACTTTTACAGGAAGTACTTTATCTGGCAGTATTATAGGATCATTATCTGGAAAATATATTAAAAAATCTATTTTAGAATTAGGAGGAAATGATGCTTTTGTAGTGATGAAAGATGTAGAAAACATAGAAAAAATAGCAAAATTAGCTACAGAATCTAGATTAAATAATACAGGACAAACATGTATTTCTGCAAAAAGATTTATTGTAGATCAAATTATAATAGATGATTTTATAGATGCAGTTATACAAGAAATGAAAACATATCATAGAGGAAATTTATATGATGAATCAACTAAGATAGGCTATATTTCCCGTTGTGATTTATCTGAAAGATTATTTCAACAATATACAAATATTATATCAAATGGAGGAAAGATATGTTTAGAAATAACAAAAGATGGTAATTTTTTTTCTCCTTCTTTATTAAGAGTAGAAAATAAAAATTGTACAGTTAATACAGAAGAAATATTTGGACCAATAGGAATTGTTTCTTCTTTTTATAAAGAAGAAACAATTCCTGATATTATCAATAATACTCCATACGGACTTGGAACTTCTATTTGGACGAAAGATTTAGAAAAGGCGGAAAAAATTGCAAGAAAAATAAATACTGGAATGGTTTTTATTAATGAAACTGTAAAATCTGATCCACGTTTTCCTTTTGGAGGAGTTAAAAAATCAGGATACGGTAGAGAATTGTCATTTTTATCTATAAAAGAATTTTCTAATTGGAAAACTATAATTATAAAAAAATCATAA
- a CDS encoding type B 50S ribosomal protein L31 encodes MKKKIHPENYRPVVFKDINNEKMIICKSTVITKDTIHINGSNYPLYKMEISSYSHPFFTGEKRFLGKTGPAEKFKKKYEKYKKI; translated from the coding sequence ATGAAAAAAAAAATACATCCAGAAAATTACAGACCTGTTGTTTTTAAAGACATTAATAATGAAAAAATGATCATTTGTAAATCAACAGTTATCACCAAAGATACTATTCACATAAATGGAAGTAATTATCCATTATATAAAATGGAAATATCTAGTTATTCCCATCCGTTTTTTACTGGGGAAAAAAGATTTTTAGGAAAAACAGGTCCAGCTGAAAAGTTTAAGAAAAAATATGAAAAATATAAAAAAATATAG
- a CDS encoding 3-oxoacyl-ACP synthase III family protein, giving the protein MIRSIITGTGHYLPNQIIKRDHFLKKVFYDKRGLKIEKSNEEIINKFQKITEIEERRYVNERLLNSDIAAFAAKKALINSKIYKEKIDYIISAHNYGDIHPISYQSDFMPSIAAKVKNKLKIKNQKCKPYDMIFGCTGWIEGMILAHQLLRSKHAKNILITSSETLSQVIDPHDRNAMIFSDGAGAAVLSAIEYLENEKYGILHYDTQCNNNEELYYLTNGPSLNPNYKKSLVNIRMNGRRIYEYALTEVPNMLKNILDHANLHIKNISKILIHQANAKMDYAILKRLLKLYNYASLNKNFMSQIMPMTIQKFGNSSVATVPTLLDLILKEKMPPHKIKPGDTILMASLGAGMNINGMIYRFPKKNKL; this is encoded by the coding sequence ATGATTCGATCAATCATTACAGGAACCGGACATTATTTACCAAATCAAATCATAAAAAGAGATCATTTTCTGAAAAAAGTTTTTTACGATAAAAGAGGATTAAAAATTGAAAAATCTAATGAAGAGATCATTAACAAGTTTCAAAAAATTACAGAAATAGAAGAGAGAAGATATGTAAATGAAAGATTACTCAATTCTGATATCGCTGCTTTTGCAGCAAAAAAAGCTTTAATAAATTCTAAAATTTACAAAGAAAAAATAGATTATATTATATCAGCACACAATTATGGGGATATTCATCCTATTTCTTATCAATCTGATTTTATGCCTTCTATAGCTGCTAAAGTAAAAAATAAACTGAAAATAAAGAATCAAAAATGTAAACCATATGATATGATTTTTGGTTGTACAGGATGGATAGAAGGAATGATTCTTGCTCATCAACTTTTACGATCCAAACATGCTAAAAATATATTGATTACTAGTTCTGAAACTTTATCTCAAGTTATAGATCCACATGATAGAAATGCAATGATTTTTTCAGATGGAGCAGGAGCTGCTGTTCTATCTGCTATAGAGTATTTAGAAAACGAAAAATATGGAATTCTTCATTATGATACTCAATGTAATAATAATGAAGAATTATATTATTTAACAAATGGTCCTTCTTTAAATCCAAACTATAAAAAATCTTTAGTAAACATTAGAATGAATGGAAGAAGAATTTATGAATATGCATTAACAGAAGTTCCAAATATGCTGAAAAATATACTTGATCATGCTAATTTGCATATTAAGAATATCAGTAAAATTCTTATTCATCAAGCTAATGCAAAAATGGATTATGCAATTTTAAAAAGATTGTTGAAATTATATAATTATGCATCCTTAAATAAAAATTTCATGTCACAAATTATGCCTATGACTATCCAAAAATTTGGAAATTCTTCTGTCGCTACTGTTCCAACTTTATTAGATTTAATTCTTAAAGAAAAAATGCCCCCTCATAAAATCAAACCTGGAGATACAATTCTCATGGCCTCCTTGGGTGCTGGTATGAATATTAATGGAATGATTTACCGTTTTCCAAAAAAAAATAAATTATGA
- the rpsO gene encoding 30S ribosomal protein S15: protein MTVEKKKEIFETYGTSVYDTGSSKVQVALFTYRINHLNNHLKKNQKDFNTERALVKMVGKRKKLLKYIEKHDPESYKTIIKHLGLRK, encoded by the coding sequence ATGACAGTAGAAAAAAAAAAAGAAATATTTGAAACTTATGGAACATCTGTTTATGATACAGGTTCTTCAAAAGTGCAAGTTGCTTTATTTACTTATCGGATTAATCATTTAAACAATCATCTAAAAAAAAATCAAAAAGATTTTAACACAGAAAGAGCTTTGGTAAAAATGGTGGGAAAAAGAAAAAAATTACTAAAATACATAGAGAAACATGATCCAGAAAGTTATAAAACTATCATAAAACATTTAGGATTAAGAAAATAA
- a CDS encoding SufE family protein, with translation MTLHKKEKIIKNEFNILKNWEEKYEYLIDLGKKLSNKSLEFRSEDKLIHGCQSRVWLDAQLNGSRIFFEADSDALLPKGMAALMIRVYSGLFPFEIISSNTNFIYEIGFQTFLSPIRANGMFLFYKKIKFYAIAFNAKISVSLNGRI, from the coding sequence ATGACTTTACATAAGAAAGAAAAAATAATAAAAAATGAATTTAATATTCTTAAAAATTGGGAAGAAAAATATGAATATTTGATAGATTTAGGTAAAAAATTATCTAATAAATCACTTGAATTTAGATCTGAAGATAAGTTAATTCATGGTTGTCAATCTAGAGTTTGGTTAGATGCTCAATTGAATGGATCACGCATTTTTTTTGAAGCAGATAGTGATGCTTTATTACCAAAAGGAATGGCTGCTCTTATGATTCGAGTATATTCAGGACTTTTTCCTTTTGAAATTATTTCTTCTAATACTAATTTTATTTATGAAATCGGATTTCAAACTTTTTTATCTCCTATTAGAGCTAATGGTATGTTTTTATTTTATAAAAAAATAAAATTTTATGCCATAGCTTTTAATGCTAAAATTTCTGTTAGTTTGAATGGAAGAATTTAA